The Methanocaldococcus infernus ME region AGATAGGAAGTTATCAGCAAAGTTAGTAATTAACTATAGTGACAAAGAAATAGAAAAAGTTATAGACCTAAAAAAATTTGAAGAAAAAAGTATCTTACTACCTCTAACTGTAAATCCAGGGAATTTAAAAATTGTGGCTATAGCTTGGCCTATAAAGGAAGAAGCTTATAAACATAAAAAAATAGCTAACTTTAATATAAACCCTGAAAAAGTTTCTCCAATAATTATTAAAGAAATTATTCCACCAAAAGACAAGTTCCTAAATGATGATGGAATATTGGTTGGAAAAAAGTATAATATTACTCTAATTTTATACAATATGTATAATAAGAAGTTAAAAGGTACTGTAGAATCTATTACTAATGTCCCTGAAAGTATAGTTAATATATCTAAAAAAATAAACTTCACAATTAAACCATATGAAACTAAAAAAGTAATGATTCCTATAATTTGTAATAAAGAATTTAATGGTGACATTAAATTTAAAATTTCTACAGATAAAGGAGTTAAAGACATCTGGGGGGCTGTACATATAAACGCCTATCTTCCAGTTAAGGTTTCACAAGTCTATTATCAACCACCAGGAACTGTTAAAATTAACAAAATTGATGGAGGAGCTTTATATATTAAGGAACCAATAGCAGGGAAAGAAAATAAGGTTTATGTTGTCCTAAATAATCCTCTATCAAGAGATATAAACTGTAAGGTTTGGGTTGAAGTTATAGATAGGGAAGGAAAAGTTAGAGCTAAAACTAATGTGAAATCTGTAAAAATTCCAAAATTAGGAGAGAAGGAGGTTGAATTTAACATATTCTTCAATGAAGGTTTCACTGGCTATACTATAGTTCATGTAGTTCCTGAAGGAACCAATGTTGATATAATCTTTTCAAGAGGTTTAGTTAAGCTCTGTAGAATTCCAGACACAATAGAGATAGGGAGATACTCAAATGTTGATGTTCTTGGTAAGGAAGTAAATTCAAGAATTTATTTAGTTACTCAGGTTTATTCTCCAATAACAATAGAGAGTTTAAACTATAGCAATGGCTCAGTTACAGCTGTATTAAAGAATGAGCATTTCCCAACCAATTTAACATTTGAGTGTGGAATTGAAAATTCAAACAAAGTTATTGTAACTTTAGCTCCTAAAGAGGTGAAGAAGGTAGAGATTCCAGTAGATCATGTTGAGAAAAAATTAAGATTCTATGTTAAGCTTGACAAATTCTTATTAATTAATGGAAAACCAGAGCCTTTAGTCATCTTTAGAGATTTAGAAATTAATATTTCAAAAGATATAGAGAATAACTCTATCTCAAAAAATGAGAGTAATTTAACTCAATTAGAGAAGAAAGAGAATAATCAAACTCAAATAGAAATAATTGAAAATAACTCTTCCCAGGAAGTAAGCCAAAGTCTTAATGTTCAAAATTCAAACTCAGAGAATTTAAAGAATATTAATTCTAATAATAGTAATAGTGGAATACTTGGATTTTTATATGGGGTTGTTAGTGGAGTAGTTTCAACAATATTCTCAATATTTAGGGGTGGGTAGATCATGAGCATAACATTTATTGACCCAATGGTTATTAGATCACTAAACAAAAGTAAGTTAAGAAAAAAGATTCTATACTATTTATATAAAATATATCCTCATGCAACTTATCTATCTGAGATCTCAAGAAGAGTTAGATCAGATCCAAGTAATGTACTTGGCTGTCTTAAGGGATTGAATGGAAGATATAATGGACACTTCTCATTAATTGAGTTAGGCTTAGTTGAGTGTAAAGAAGTAAATGGTATGAAGTTATATAAATTAACTGAGTATGGTAAAAAAATAGTTGAAGTGCTATTAGATCAAGATAGTGACATTATAGAGTCTTTAAGGTGGTGATCATGAAACTCTTTATAGATGTTAATGCTGCTGTTGATCATGTTGATAGTGATTTAAAAGAAATAAAAGAAGAGGATGTCAAAACAATTATTAATGAAGTTCTAAGTGAGGTTCTTCCTGAAGATATGCTATTAAAGAAAAAAATAGAGTTTCTAAATACTACAATTGAGTACTTGAATTATAATTTATTATCAACATTCATAAAACAAGGAATTGAGTATGGAATCTTAACCCTAATAGATAGATATAACCCTACAATGGAAGAGCTCTACTCTTTAATTAAGTATCCTAATAAAGACTTTGTAATTAATTATGTAAATACAGCAATAAAATTGAACATTCTAAAAGAGGAGGATAATAAAATTAAGGTTAATGAAAATTTTGAAATTAAAATTAAAATGCCAAAGTTTGGGAAAATAATTAATGACTATATTATGAAATATAACTATATTACTTACATAACAAGATATGCTCTAATCTCCTATAACCATCCTAAGATATGTATAAACTTTAAGAAAGATCCTGATATATGGGACATGATTTTGGGAAGTAACTATTTTAACTTACATAGAGAAGTAGCTTTAGAACTTTTAAAGATTGAAAATGATTCCTATATCTTAGATGTTGGTTGTGGTTCAAGATCTCCAGCATTCTTTATTAAGCACATCTTCCCAAAAGGTTTTTACATGGGAGTAGATATTTCAAAAGGTTTATTAGAGATAGCTAAGAATAGGATAAAAAGAAATGGATTAGATTGTTATGAGCTAAAATGTATGGACTTTTCAGTAGCCATTCCTAAGGAGAAGTATGACTATGTTATTTGCTCACATGTTCTTAAGTATGCTCCATCTATAAAAATATTCTTAAATAAGATGATGAAAGCTTTAAGGCCAGGAGGAAAAATTTACTTAGCTGAGGAATTTATATTAGATAAGGATGATAATATCTATGTTGAAGTATTTGAATTCTATAATAAATTAAATAATAGGTTTATGAGGTACTACAGCTTAGAAGAAATTAAAGACATCTTAGAGAGATTAGGATATGACACCAAAATAGAAAGAGCTGGGAAGGGGATAGTGATAATAGAGAAAATTTAAAGCTCTCCCATCATCTTAGGGAAAGCCTCTTTATAAACCTTTTTCATCTCACCTAAGCTAATACTTATTTTATTATTATTGATTTTTATGCTAAGCTCTTTTCCTCCAACTCTTCCTATCACATAACCATCAATCTCTTTTAAAACTTCATTTAAGTTTTCCTCTTTAACAGCTAAGATAATTCTCCCAGAGGTTTCAGAGAATAATAGTAAGTCTTCTCTTAATTTATTAATATTATAGTTATCTAACTCTACCTCAACTCCAATATTGTTATTTATGCAAAACTTGGCTAAAGCTATTCCTAAACCTCCCCTTGAACAGTCTTTAGTTCCACTTATTAATCCTCTATTTATTAAAGAAACCACTTTTTTATAAATCTCTTTTTCCTTCTCTAAATTAACCCTTGGAACCCTTCCAATTTCAGAGTTAAAGAGAACTTTATAGTATTCACTTCCTCCCATCTCCTCCTTAGTTTCATTGGTAATAATTAAGATATCTCCTTCCTCCACCTTATTATCTAAAACTCCTGGAACTTTCTCAATATTATCAATCTTTCCTATCAGTGCTATAGCTGGAGTTGGATTTATAGGATACTCTTTACCCTCTATCACTGTTTCATTGTATAAACTAACATTTCCTCCAACCACTGGAATGTCAAAAGAAAAAGCAGCATCAGCTAAGCCTCTTATACATTCTTTAAGTTGCCAGAATCTATCTGGCTTTTCAGGGTTGGCAAAGTTTAAATTATCTAACATAGCTAAGGGCTTGGCTCCAACACAGGCTAAGTTTCTAACAGCCTCTGCTACAGTGTAAAGAGAGCCTACATAAGGGTTTAACTTACAGAATCTTGAGTTACAATCAACTGTTAAAGCTATTCCCACTGGATAGGTTTCAAGAATTCTTAGAACAGCTGCATCTCTTCCTGGCTTTATCACAGTTCTCAACTGGACATCATAGTCATACTGGCTATAGATCCACTCCTTTGAGCAGATGTTTGGGCTCTCTAACAACTTTAATATAGCTTCCTCTAAATCTACTCTCTCCTCAATTCTTCCCTCTTTTTCTAATATCCTCTCTTCCTCTTCTCTATCATAGAGAGGAGCATTACATAATAGAGAGATGGGAAGATCTACAACCACTTCTCCTTTATACTTAGCTATAATTCTACCTGTGTCTGTAGTTCTCCCTATAACTGCTGCAGGCAAGTCATACTTTTCAAATATCTTTATAATTTCCTCTTCACTTCCCTT contains the following coding sequences:
- the purL gene encoding phosphoribosylformylglycinamidine synthase subunit PurL → MDENDLKYIQKTLGREINEIEKAMFENLWSEHCSYRTSKKLLRMFSKTINERTSKDIVVGIGDDAAVIRLKDNICLALAMESHNHPSYIDPYNGAATGVGGIVRDVLSMGAKPIALLDPLRFGDPRVEKVRWLIDGVVRGIGDYGNRIGVPTVGGECEFDESFNYNNLVNVVCVGLVKEEDIVRGKTKEKELSLILVGSTGRDGIGGASFASKDLTEESEEERPSVQVGDAFSEKCLIDAILEAVKTKKVKAMKDLGAAGLSGAATEMCLSGCELYLENVPLREPLTPYEIMVSESQERMLLAVEKGSEEEIIKIFEKYDLPAAVIGRTTDTGRIIAKYKGEVVVDLPISLLCNAPLYDREEEERILEKEGRIEERVDLEEAILKLLESPNICSKEWIYSQYDYDVQLRTVIKPGRDAAVLRILETYPVGIALTVDCNSRFCKLNPYVGSLYTVAEAVRNLACVGAKPLAMLDNLNFANPEKPDRFWQLKECIRGLADAAFSFDIPVVGGNVSLYNETVIEGKEYPINPTPAIALIGKIDNIEKVPGVLDNKVEEGDILIITNETKEEMGGSEYYKVLFNSEIGRVPRVNLEKEKEIYKKVVSLINRGLISGTKDCSRGGLGIALAKFCINNNIGVEVELDNYNINKLREDLLLFSETSGRIILAVKEENLNEVLKEIDGYVIGRVGGKELSIKINNNKISISLGEMKKVYKEAFPKMMGEL
- a CDS encoding helix-turn-helix domain-containing protein, giving the protein MSITFIDPMVIRSLNKSKLRKKILYYLYKIYPHATYLSEISRRVRSDPSNVLGCLKGLNGRYNGHFSLIELGLVECKEVNGMKLYKLTEYGKKIVEVLLDQDSDIIESLRW
- a CDS encoding class I SAM-dependent methyltransferase: MKLFIDVNAAVDHVDSDLKEIKEEDVKTIINEVLSEVLPEDMLLKKKIEFLNTTIEYLNYNLLSTFIKQGIEYGILTLIDRYNPTMEELYSLIKYPNKDFVINYVNTAIKLNILKEEDNKIKVNENFEIKIKMPKFGKIINDYIMKYNYITYITRYALISYNHPKICINFKKDPDIWDMILGSNYFNLHREVALELLKIENDSYILDVGCGSRSPAFFIKHIFPKGFYMGVDISKGLLEIAKNRIKRNGLDCYELKCMDFSVAIPKEKYDYVICSHVLKYAPSIKIFLNKMMKALRPGGKIYLAEEFILDKDDNIYVEVFEFYNKLNNRFMRYYSLEEIKDILERLGYDTKIERAGKGIVIIEKI